Sequence from the Cucurbita pepo subsp. pepo cultivar mu-cu-16 chromosome LG02, ASM280686v2, whole genome shotgun sequence genome:
GCCTGTCTTGTGTGgaggtcacaacctacttttTGTCAATGAGGTGGCCTCATGTGGTCAGATAGATGTCACTTGTCTGTCTTGTTGGGCCTCATGTGGTCAGATAGATGTCACTTGTCTGTCTTGTGTGGAGTTCACAACCTACTTTTTATCAATGAGGTGGGCCTCATGTGGTCGATAGATGTCACTTGTCTGTCTTGTGTGgaggtcacaacctacttttTGTCAATGAGGTTGTGACATGCAGATGTCACTTGTCTGTCTTATGTGgaggtcacaacctactttttgtttttgtcaaTGAGGTAGATGTCACTTGTCAGTCTTGTGTGGAGGTCACAACCTGCAGATGTTACTTGCCTGTCTTGTGTGGAGGTCACAACCTACATTTTGTCAATGAGGTAGATGTCACTTGTCTTGTGTGGAGGTCACAACCTGTCGATGTCACTTGTGtgcatgccctaaacttagtcgtgctaatagattggtaaatcctcaaatatcgaacaaagaactctaaaagaaaaggagtcaacgCTCCTCAAAAGCAGtctaaaaaatgacaaaaactccaaaggagtcgagcctcaattaaggggaggcgaactttgttcgaggggaggtgttggatgatgaaagtctcacatcggctaatttaggggatgatcatgggtttataagtgaggaatactaactctattattggtgtgaggccttttggggaagcccaaagagccatgagagcttatgcccaaagtggataatatcataccattgtggagagtcactTGTCTTGTTTGTCTATATGTGTCAATGAGGTTGTGATATGCAAGTTGTGACATGCAGATGTCACTTGTATGTCTTGTGTAGAGGTTGTGACCTACTTCTGATTAGGAGGGTCGTTGTGAAGAAGACTATTTTACctcttctttatttctttgttttttacaataaaaatagttgGTATTATTATGGTGCCAGATTGAAATGTCATTGAATgtatccatttttattttaatagaatGAAATTCgtttagatattaaaaataagataagtAAATGgagaatagaaagaaagaaaaatgaagggaaCAAAGGATTCTCGAAGGGATTATTCATCCTAGATACTAGAAAAATTCCTTTCCTTTTGGCCACGAATTTGATACCacaaaaattccttttcttttggccAGGAAACCTTTGGCCTCCGctagccttttttttttcttgtttttttgtttttaatgaaattgggTCGGTTCATGACCTAGTTTTTCTACACTATAAACTCGAAACCAATCCGAACCGActcaaatccaaaaaaatagaacaaacCAACCTAACCAAAAGAGTtatgaataatgaaaatttgaaatcgaGTAAGCTTTTGAACAATTTGGGCAAATCTACCTCCATACTCATTTTGAACAAGTTGAGGAGGTCTATAAATTTAGAGTTGGAGAGCAGTAAAAGTTATCGAGTGACCCTAGATTAGTATCGAGTCATATTAGATTTAGGTTAAAATGTGAGGAGTCCATGTCCAAATTTATAGGATTCAAAACAGACATATTAATGATTCATGGCATTCCAAGTACAAGTATAGAGGTTTGTAGtgtaaaatgaagaaatgttgAAGAAGGAGTTAGGCACgccgaagaagaagattgacTATAACCAAGATGATATTACAAATATCTTCCACAACCTTTTCGTTGCCAGACAGCGCCGATGAGTCCTTCGGCGGCTGCATGAAGCTGTCCAGACAATCTCTGGCCTCCGTCATGGCTATAGACGCCATAGTGTTGACGCCATTATAGTCACCTTTCCCCAAGTAGTTCTTCCCATCCACGATGTCGTCGACGACATTGTTGTAGTGTTTAGCACAGGTGGCATCGCTCCTTAAGCTTGGGATCAGTTGCATTGGACTCCAAGGATTGGGTGAGGACACGACTTTGAGCAGCCTTGTTGTTGGCGAGGTTGAGGGTGAAGATGGCCAGCCCTTTTAGGTATGTGGTGCCAGCAGAATTCAACACGTTAAAGCAAAAAGATGGGTTTCTAGTTTTCTTGCAAACGGTGGAAATAAAGTCGTCTTGGGAAGCTACATGCATGGGCACCATCCCATTGAAGAACAGAACTGAAAAGACAATGGAAGAGACTGCAATAAAACTAGAAGatgccattttttatttttattttttctgttgTTTCACACTGGTTGTGATGTCTTCCCTCTGATGTGATGGTTTTCGTCGTGGTTAACATATATCATCAGAGGCACGATCAGTGAAGTAAGGCACCATCCACTGTGTGCCAAAACTGAAAGCATAGTGGCATTTCCTTCGGTTACTGCATCGTTGGCCTATCCTCGTGCAGGGTGAGTGGGGAAAAAGCTTATTAAGTCTTGCTTTATCGTGTTTTTTGACCATATACCAAAGAATCCCTAACTCCTTACTCCTTAAGACCCTCCCATATTTCCTACTCTACTCCGGTGGTTACGTGTGTATTTGAGCATCGGAGACAGACGGATCATGCTTGGGGAGTCGCCACCCTCTCAAAATTCGATGGTATAGGCATCGGAGCATGGTGTGGAGTGAAGAAGCcgccctttctctctcctccaaaACCAAATCCCATGGGAAGTTCCCCTTCCAGTACTACAACGCCCTTGTGGTGTCTGTTCCCATTTGATCGCCACCGCAGCAGAGGGACATGGTCGTAGACACCGGCAGCCAACTGTCCTGGATTCAATGCCACGACAAAGTAAGGAGAAAATCAGTGAAGCCCATGATTatctctcctcctcttccttgTGGTGTTTGTTCCCATTTGATCGCCGCCGCAGCAGCAGATGGACATGGTCGTAGACACCGGCAGCCAACTGTCCTGGATTCAATGCCACGACAAAGTAAGGAGAAAATCAGTGAAGCCCATGATTatctctcctcctcttccttgTGGTGTTTGTTCCCATTTGATCGCCGCCGCAGCAGCAGAGGGACATGGTCGTAGACACCGGCAGCCAACTGTCCTGGATTTAATGCCACGGCAAAGTAAGGAGAAAATCAGTGAAGCCCATGATTATCtctcctcctctttctctttccttccctGTAACACCACTTTGTGCAGACCTCGAATTCCCGATTTTACCCTTCCTACTTCTTGTGACCCAACTCGCCACTGCCACTACTCCTACTTCTACGCGGATGGGACCCTGGCCAAGGGTAATCTCGTCACTGAAAAATTCAACTTCTCCAATTCCTTAACTACCCGCTCCCTCCTTCTTGGCTGCGCTACGGCCTCCACCCAAGANCAAAACAGGGGTATGTTGGGAATGAATACTGGACGCCTCTCCTTCATCTCCCAGGCCAAAATATCCAAGTTTTCCTATTGCGTTCCGGATCGAACCGGGTCGGATCTAACCGGCTTGTTCTACCTTGGAGACAACCCCAACTCCGCTAAATTCAAATACGTCAACATGTTGACTTTCCCCAAAAGTCGACGCTCCCCGAATCTTGACAAGTTGGCCTACACCCTCCCGATGAAGGGGATAAGAATAGGCAACAACAAACTCAACATCTCGCCCGCCGTTTTCAAACCGGACCCATCTGGGGCCGGTCAAACCATGATCGACTCCGGCTATGATTTGGCGTATTTGGTAGATGAGGCCTACAGCAAGGTCAGAGAAGAGATGGTCAGATTAGTGGGACCCATGATGAAGAAAGGATACGAATATGCCGCCGTCACCGACATGTGTTTCGACGGCGCAGTGGCGGCGACGGTGGATCGGAGGATCGGCGACATGTGGTTCCAGTTTGAAAATGGGGTGGAGATATTGGTCGGGAAAGGGGAAGGGTTATTGACGGAAGTGGAGAAAGGGGTGAAGTGCGTGGGGATCGGACGGCCAGATAGACTTGTGACTGAGATAGACTTGTGACTGAGAGTAATATAATCAAGTGTAGTGGATTGAAGGCATGATCAAGTGTAGTGGATTGAAGGCATGATCATGGATGATGGAGATTCATACAATTCTGTtgtgtatatatttatattatcaaattttgttaaaaacaaaatttgttgtAATATCAATACTTATTGATCATTCATTTTATTGGGGAAGTATATGACtacaaataatttgttttttttaagtttcatacttcctaaatataatttaatgggttaatttataaaatttgcaaaataaatcatcataatttaaatgggttaatttatcaaatttgcaaaataaataatcataatttacATGATTAAATGTATAGATCTTGTAAGTGGGCTCTCTTTTCACCCTTGGGAGCCTTACTCCCCTTGCTCTCCCACTAGGCACAACTAAAACCAACCTTACTCTCTCACTAGGCACAACTAAAACTACTTTAGTAATGTACCCTTTATGACTCATGAACCTAAACATGTTTTGTCAATGAAAGATTGAATTGGCGGACAAATTGGtgcaccaatgttgtcacACCAGATATGAGTCGCACATCAAGTTGAATTCTCATTCACGAATGAAATCAACATGCTTCATTCGTCGATGAAAGATTTGATTGGCGGACAAATAggtggcaccaatgttgtcacACCATAGGTTAGGTGCTCGCGCTTGCGAAATCCCGAGCTCACGCAAGAGGACTTGAATTCAGATTAATTCGGCAATGGCATCATCAACCGCCTTGTATTCGGCCTCCGTACTAGAACAAGAAACTTTTGATTGTTTCCTTGAATTCCAGGAGATAAGATTGCCACCAACGAAAATCGCATAGCCTCCAGTGCTTTGACGGTCATCAGGATTCCCGACCCAATCAGAAGGCACTAAGAAAATCAGTGCTGGACTTTGTAAAACACAAGCCAACACTCTGTTGACACAGTGTACAGAAGTCCGGGAGGACATGAACTGGTACACTCTATTGACACAAAAGGAGATATCAGGACGTGTCAGAGACAAATATTGGAGAGCACCAACGACACTCCGATAGTGAGTAGTATCCTCAGGCGAGAGCTTTTCACCACCATCCAATAACAACTTCTCACTAGGAAGCATAAGTTTCACCACCATCCAATAACAACTTCTCACTAGGAAGCATAAGTGTGGGCACGGAGGTGAGCATATtgatttttaacaataaatctTGAATGTATTTATGTTGTGTCAAAACGTACATTGGAAGTATGACGACCTCAATCCCAAGAAACtaactcaaagtggacaatatcataccatgtGGAGatccatgattcctaacatggtataagATACAAAGTTTATTCATTAACAATGTCTACcatatcttcttcctcctccccaTCCACCATCTCTAACACGATCTCATCTACCATGGCGTCAACTTTTGGCCCAATCCCTCTCCACCACGTCACAATCTGTCTCACCAAAAATAACTTCATCATATGGCGCGCCCagtgtcatggtcatgctcgtccaatgCGTGTTAcgcatggccgcatgcccatgacatgCCAAACCCTTTGTCTTTCCATGGTCTAGtgttttactatttttaatttttaggaaGTGTGACGTTTCGGAAAAATCGTGTTTAGGCCtgccagacatgaaatgccttagaatgtactataggggatatgactagttgtcaacttctccctaccaatAGTTGtatactgtgagccgttgttgttaCTATATTGCTTGcatatataacgtctctttcaaaatctctctttcgaaaatctctctctgccctcgttttctaaaaccttcttaaACTAAGGCCAGAGGcccgagcatacgtcgcttggtcgTAGGTgacgtaagaacgaattggcttagctcacttgtcatTGGAAAgcgagtgtcgcacaatcgcaagtccgcagCTATCAAGAGtacgattgtgacaagtggtatcataGCTTTGTTAGCTCTGTGACATAGCAAAGACCGAAACCATGTCAACGACAAAGTCAACACCCAAATTAAAAGCCGACCGACTTACTttaatagaggaggaaatgttgttcctcaaagaagtccctgaCACCATTCGCTTCTTACAAGCACGATCACggaatgaaaggaaaagttgTAGAAATCGACGCAATGGGCAACCACCTagatgggttgccaatcaCAGAACTAATGTTTCGGGTGGCCTTActcgaagaaagagttgctcCTACGAGCAGCTCAAGACCTTCTGGTAGCCCCAATAGCTTTGTCGCGCACAAGGAGGgacgtggcgaagagttcgACGTGCTACAAAATATCATGATGAGTTTGTTTAATAGATTAGCTGACGAATTCAGAGCAACGATCGATGCCATCCAAGAAAAGATAGCCAACATGAACACCCGAATTGGGGTGACCATGAAAGCTCCAGTTCTAAAGtattctctaatttatttatcgtaagctcccgttcctcgagaACTACACCAAATGTTGCCAAGGTTTCCTTCCTATCGCATCATTCAtcaccttttgttagtatctcacattttaattaataattcaactaaTAGTGTGAAATACGGCAATAAACGACCTGAATAAAAATCAGTTctatgttttcattgtttctaaattatataggataataaaacttaaaacttaaattaaagatatgtcaatattattaatatttcaagcgGCGGGGataattcaacatttaatgttatataattcaacttttaatgttATAGATGTTATATCTTAtagatacaaatataataattttttatatcttcCATTTTGCTTCCctccctttatttttcttctacattatattttaattatgtttactGACATAGGAAAATGTTGCCATTTTCAaactttctaattttcttttctttcttaaaattttctcttttatttaattttaattcttttaagctgTTCAATTCTACTTccctattaaattttttaatcagTTTCTTCGactctaattcttttaagcgGTTCAATTCTACTtccatatctaattattttaaaccatTCGactctaattcttttaagcgGTTCAATTCTACTtccatatctaattattttaaaccatttaaatcttttaatcaGTTTGTTCgagtttaattctataattcttttatgcAATTTTTTCCAAAGAGTTTAATTCTACTCCAATGTCTAAATcgtttaattctataattcttttaatcaGTTTATTACAAGGAGTTTAATTTACTCCCATATCTAAATCGTTTAATTCtctaaattgtttaatttggTTGAGCACGTTAATTCTATtcccataatttttttttttggctttactatttccaaatgtatttttttattttatctgtTTTCCAATCTTCCTCTATTTAtgtctttctttcccttttttccttttttcattctgtttccaaatcttcatatttttaatatcttccttttccctatcttcctctcttactatctttcttccttttttttttctccctcttttcattcggtttccaaatcttcattttttttttaaatttgaatatgttttcaagatcttccttttccctatcttcctctcttacttatctatttattcttttttttttttttttctgaccAATTTTAATGAACTCTTTGCTATGATaagataatttctaattcagatCATTCCAAcagataatttctaaatttctaacccagatctaaataattgtTAATATCCTTAGTATGAACGAAAACGTAAATCTGACTACTAACCTTTTCAAATGACATCTCTCTTCCTTTATCTACCTACTATCTCTCCATTATCTACTTATCTCTCCATAATTGTCTAAACATCTCTCCATCATTATTGTCTAATCTCTCCATTATAtgcattttttcaaaatattttctttctgatTCTGTTTTGTTTGCTGAATTATTGATACGAGGGAGG
This genomic interval carries:
- the LOC111787827 gene encoding uncharacterized protein LOC111787827, which produces MVVKLMLPSEKLLLDGGEKLSPEDTTHYRSVVGALQYLSLTRPDISFCVNRVYQFMSSRTSVHCVNRVLACVLQSPALIFLVPSDWVGNPDDRQSTGGYAIFVGGNLISWNSRKQSKVSCSSTEAEYKAVDDAIAELI